From Jeotgalibaca dankookensis, one genomic window encodes:
- a CDS encoding nuclease-related domain-containing protein — MLIKERNEPINLKIMTALNTRMSLSKEHQRYYHNLKSGYEGECLFDQYVKEYVPLSCDILNDLQLKIYTTDFQIDALIIHDQTISIYEIKNYQTDITYHHNNFITKSGTIITNPLGQLNRTETALRNWLKLNRLTYEVEAYVCFINPEAMIYGAPYHPNIIYACQLSRHLKNLNPNTSKAEQLMKTLMENHIADFRSGKDLPDYQKETIKKGVACRYCHSFETKIKDRTTYCLTCGQTESTQETMNRQIAEFQVLFPEELLDTAVLHDWCKKQVSKQRLYRQLAKA; from the coding sequence ATGCTTATTAAAGAACGGAACGAACCGATTAATCTTAAAATTATGACAGCTTTGAATACGCGGATGTCTTTGTCAAAGGAACACCAACGGTATTATCACAATTTAAAAAGTGGCTATGAAGGAGAGTGTCTATTTGATCAATATGTTAAGGAATATGTGCCTCTTTCTTGCGACATTTTAAATGATCTTCAATTAAAAATCTATACAACTGACTTTCAGATTGATGCCCTAATTATTCATGACCAAACGATTAGCATTTATGAAATAAAAAATTATCAAACCGATATAACCTACCACCATAATAATTTCATAACAAAATCGGGAACCATTATTACGAATCCACTTGGACAGTTAAACCGAACTGAAACTGCACTTAGAAACTGGTTGAAACTAAACCGTTTAACATATGAGGTAGAGGCCTATGTGTGCTTTATCAATCCAGAAGCCATGATATATGGCGCCCCTTATCATCCTAATATTATTTATGCCTGTCAATTAAGTCGTCATCTTAAAAACTTGAACCCCAACACCTCTAAGGCAGAACAATTAATGAAAACCTTAATGGAGAACCATATTGCAGATTTTCGTTCTGGAAAAGACTTGCCCGATTACCAAAAGGAAACGATAAAGAAAGGAGTTGCCTGTCGTTATTGCCACTCCTTTGAAACCAAGATAAAAGATCGAACCACTTACTGCTTAACGTGTGGGCAGACTGAATCGACTCAAGAAACCATGAACCGACAGATTGCGGAATTCCAAGTCTTATTCCCCGAAGAATTACTTGATACTGCTGTCCTCCATGATTGGTGCAAAAAACAGGTGAGCAAACAACGCCTGTACAGACAATTAGCCAAAGCATAA
- a CDS encoding SixA phosphatase family protein, producing the protein MEGSLYLIRHGKAGAAQRGKNDFYRPLTEVGQTEWREFLQTMKPLIETEDLHVWTSPLLRAKQTTDIFNETFQIDSSTEKDFLVNGDLQACLKNLQELEQPFRVACIGHEPYLTAWLSELTGKRVKVDKGTILKIDFKDNRATLDWRQSSNRKSLFN; encoded by the coding sequence ATGGAAGGAAGTTTGTACCTTATCCGTCACGGTAAAGCAGGGGCTGCACAACGGGGGAAAAATGATTTTTATCGTCCACTAACAGAGGTAGGTCAAACCGAGTGGCGTGAATTTTTACAGACCATGAAACCACTTATTGAAACAGAAGATTTACATGTATGGACGAGCCCGCTTCTACGTGCCAAACAAACAACAGATATATTTAATGAAACCTTTCAGATTGATAGTTCTACAGAAAAGGATTTCTTAGTAAATGGAGATTTACAAGCTTGTTTAAAAAATTTACAGGAATTAGAGCAACCGTTTCGTGTAGCCTGTATTGGGCACGAACCATATTTGACTGCTTGGCTATCTGAATTAACCGGTAAACGTGTAAAAGTAGACAAAGGAACAATTCTTAAAATCGATTTTAAAGATAACCGTGCCACCTTAGATTGGCGACAATCTTCTAATCGTAAAAGTTTATTCAATTAA
- the ftsH gene encoding ATP-dependent zinc metalloprotease FtsH has product MDNQDKSKFTGPNNKSWIYYILLVLLGAVFWNSFLFPSIANRSVEEVPYSSFIEEVDKGTVSEVKIENNQLTYVATDEDDKRQVYITGIVNDPQLVSRLEEKEIVFATDIPTEASPILSLLLSWVVPVLIIWGLFSLLGRQLAKRMGGAGGGGPMSFGKSNAKVYVKATDSKTFKDVAGQDEAKEALSEIVDYLHQPEKYKDIGAKNPKGVLLVGPPGTGKTLMAKAVAGEADVPFFSISGSEFVEMFVGRGAAKVRDLFKEANEKAPCIVFIDEIDTIGKKRDGGGMVGGNDEREQTLNQLLAEMDGFEANKGVVVLAATNRPETLDAALLRPGRFDRRVPVELPDIRGREDILKVHSKDYLMEDDIDYNTIARATSGASGAELANIINEGALRAVREGRARVSQSDLEESVETVIAGYQRKNAVISPQEKEIVSYHEIGHALVAAKQTDSPPVHKITIIPRTSGALGYTMQIEEGEKSLMSKEELTNKLITLAGGRAAEEIIFGRMTTGASNDIEQMTKIARAMITRYGMSDTFGMMQIESQANPYLGGDMTMNVSSGTAERVDREVIALIKTAHQEAVKILSENLEKLHQLSHFLLVEETISGQQFMDILED; this is encoded by the coding sequence ATGGATAATCAAGACAAATCAAAGTTTACAGGACCAAATAATAAATCATGGATATATTATATTCTCCTTGTACTATTAGGTGCGGTATTTTGGAATTCTTTCCTTTTCCCATCTATTGCCAATCGTAGCGTGGAAGAAGTTCCTTATAGTTCTTTTATAGAAGAAGTTGATAAAGGAACCGTTTCTGAAGTTAAAATTGAAAATAACCAATTGACCTATGTCGCAACGGATGAAGATGATAAGCGTCAAGTTTATATAACTGGTATCGTTAATGATCCGCAACTTGTTTCTCGCTTAGAAGAAAAAGAAATTGTTTTTGCGACTGACATCCCCACGGAAGCTTCCCCTATCCTTTCGTTATTATTATCTTGGGTTGTTCCGGTGCTCATTATTTGGGGTCTCTTCTCCTTATTAGGCCGTCAACTAGCGAAACGAATGGGTGGCGCTGGTGGAGGCGGTCCAATGTCTTTTGGAAAATCCAATGCCAAAGTTTATGTAAAAGCAACAGACTCTAAAACTTTTAAAGACGTAGCCGGACAAGATGAAGCCAAAGAAGCCTTGTCGGAAATTGTTGATTACTTACATCAACCTGAGAAATATAAAGATATCGGTGCTAAAAACCCCAAAGGTGTTCTCTTAGTAGGCCCTCCTGGTACAGGTAAAACCTTGATGGCAAAAGCAGTTGCTGGTGAAGCAGACGTTCCCTTCTTTAGTATTTCCGGATCTGAATTTGTAGAAATGTTTGTCGGTCGCGGTGCTGCCAAAGTCCGTGATTTATTTAAAGAAGCGAATGAAAAAGCACCTTGTATTGTTTTTATTGACGAGATTGATACGATTGGTAAAAAACGTGATGGTGGTGGTATGGTGGGCGGTAACGACGAACGCGAACAAACCCTCAACCAACTTTTGGCTGAAATGGATGGTTTCGAAGCCAATAAAGGGGTCGTTGTCTTAGCAGCGACTAACCGTCCGGAAACTTTGGATGCTGCGCTTCTACGTCCTGGCCGTTTTGACCGCCGTGTGCCCGTTGAATTGCCGGATATTCGCGGACGCGAAGACATTTTAAAAGTTCATAGTAAAGATTATTTAATGGAAGACGATATTGACTACAATACCATCGCCCGTGCTACCAGTGGTGCTTCAGGGGCTGAACTGGCTAATATTATTAACGAAGGTGCTCTGCGAGCGGTTCGTGAGGGGCGCGCTCGTGTCTCGCAATCAGATTTAGAAGAATCAGTTGAAACAGTTATTGCGGGCTACCAACGTAAAAATGCGGTTATTTCTCCGCAAGAAAAAGAAATTGTTTCTTATCACGAAATAGGCCATGCCCTCGTTGCGGCTAAACAAACCGATTCGCCGCCTGTTCACAAAATCACCATTATTCCGCGAACTTCTGGTGCTTTAGGCTACACCATGCAGATTGAAGAAGGCGAAAAAAGTTTGATGAGTAAAGAGGAATTAACCAACAAGCTGATTACACTAGCGGGTGGACGTGCTGCTGAAGAAATCATATTTGGCCGCATGACAACTGGTGCCTCTAATGACATTGAACAGATGACTAAAATTGCACGTGCTATGATCACGCGCTACGGCATGAGCGATACCTTTGGCATGATGCAGATTGAGAGCCAAGCAAATCCTTACCTTGGCGGTGACATGACCATGAATGTTTCTTCTGGGACAGCTGAACGTGTTGACCGTGAAGTGATTGCTTTAATAAAAACAGCACACCAAGAAGCGGTTAAAATTTTGAGTGAAAACCTTGAAAAATTACATCAACTCTCTCACTTTTTACTGGTTGAAGAAACAATTAGCGGGCAACAGTTTATGGATATATTAGAAGATTAA
- a CDS encoding methylated-DNA--[protein]-cysteine S-methyltransferase, translating into MNYLIYQSPIGAYLIGADDTNILAIDRIDETETIIQKETPLLRVAKQQLSEYFAGQRTVFDLPIKTAGTAFQQQVWQALKAIPYGETRSYKEIATAIDNPKAVRAVGGANNKNPISIVIPCHRVIGSSGQLVGYGGGLDAKVFLLALESQNKKNDSAK; encoded by the coding sequence ATGAATTATTTAATCTACCAGTCCCCCATCGGCGCCTACTTGATTGGAGCGGATGATACTAATATTCTGGCTATTGATCGAATCGATGAAACGGAAACGATTATCCAAAAAGAGACACCGCTTTTACGAGTAGCTAAACAACAATTATCAGAATATTTTGCAGGGCAACGGACCGTATTTGATTTGCCAATTAAAACAGCAGGGACAGCTTTTCAACAGCAAGTTTGGCAAGCTTTAAAGGCTATACCATATGGTGAAACAAGAAGCTATAAAGAGATCGCCACTGCCATAGATAACCCTAAAGCAGTACGCGCAGTCGGGGGAGCGAATAATAAAAACCCTATTTCCATCGTCATTCCGTGCCACCGGGTCATTGGATCAAGTGGACAGTTAGTGGGATACGGGGGTGGGCTGGACGCCAAAGTTTTTTTGTTGGCACTGGAAAGTCAAAACAAGAAAAACGACTCAGCTAAATAG
- a CDS encoding amino acid ABC transporter permease, whose translation MAFSDIKWEYIFNIRLAIDNFGYVVSGIGYTLLISAVGFLLGLVLGFLLSLMRISSIKLVSRFAKLYISFMRGTPTLVLLFILYFGFPFIGIYFQAVVAAIIGFSLSSAAYIAEIIRSALNAIDQGQWEAGMSLGLSRRKVLWRIIVPQALRIAVPPLSNVVLDLVKSSSLAAMITVPDIFQKAKIVGGRENDYMTVYIMVALIYWAICSLYEVLQAKLEKEFGSY comes from the coding sequence ATGGCCTTTTCAGATATAAAGTGGGAATATATTTTTAACATTCGCTTAGCCATTGATAACTTTGGTTACGTTGTTTCTGGGATTGGATATACGCTTTTAATTTCTGCAGTTGGGTTTTTATTAGGGCTGGTATTAGGTTTCCTTTTATCGCTCATGCGAATTTCTTCTATTAAATTAGTTAGCCGGTTTGCAAAGCTTTATATTTCTTTTATGCGTGGTACACCCACATTAGTTTTATTATTTATTCTCTACTTTGGATTTCCTTTTATTGGGATTTATTTCCAAGCTGTGGTCGCGGCGATTATTGGGTTTAGCTTAAGTTCCGCTGCTTATATTGCAGAAATTATTCGCTCGGCCCTCAATGCGATTGACCAAGGGCAATGGGAGGCAGGAATGTCGCTTGGCTTGTCACGTCGTAAAGTCTTATGGCGAATTATCGTCCCGCAAGCACTTCGCATTGCCGTTCCGCCACTATCGAACGTTGTTTTAGATTTGGTAAAGAGTTCTTCTTTGGCGGCTATGATTACGGTCCCAGATATTTTTCAAAAGGCCAAAATTGTCGGCGGCCGGGAAAACGATTATATGACGGTTTATATTATGGTAGCCCTTATATATTGGGCAATTTGTTCGCTTTATGAAGTGCTACAAGCTAAATTAGAAAAAGAATTTGGTTCTTACTAA
- a CDS encoding transporter substrate-binding domain-containing protein: MKKKLSIIFAVSGLFLAACGSNESNTEKTAWDLIEEKGEITVATSGTLFPTSYYGDDNELTGYEIEIVKAVAEKLDVDVSFTEMGVDGILTAVQSGQADLAANGFDITDARKEDYLFTEPVKYSFGGLVVRSEDQSGIESFDDWEGKKAAGGATTTYMGIARSLGAEPVTYDNATNDVFFRDVASGRTDFIPNDYYVSNVAVQFYKDLGVEMHDLKYNPSSQAFVLNDSDESVKEKFDAALVELREEGVLKDLSAEFFGGENVSEPLDNLDDLPVFQPED, translated from the coding sequence TTGAAAAAGAAATTAAGTATTATTTTTGCTGTATCGGGATTATTTTTAGCTGCTTGTGGATCAAATGAAAGTAATACGGAAAAAACAGCATGGGATTTAATAGAAGAAAAAGGCGAAATAACTGTAGCAACTTCTGGTACACTCTTTCCCACTTCTTACTACGGCGATGATAACGAGTTAACGGGTTATGAAATTGAAATTGTAAAAGCTGTTGCTGAAAAATTAGATGTAGACGTTTCCTTTACCGAAATGGGCGTTGATGGCATCTTAACTGCTGTGCAAAGTGGTCAAGCAGATTTAGCAGCTAATGGATTTGATATTACCGATGCGCGTAAAGAAGATTATTTATTTACTGAACCCGTAAAATATTCCTTTGGTGGTCTTGTTGTTCGCTCTGAAGATCAGTCGGGTATTGAAAGTTTTGATGATTGGGAAGGTAAAAAAGCTGCTGGTGGTGCAACGACTACTTATATGGGAATCGCTCGTTCATTAGGAGCAGAGCCAGTCACTTATGATAATGCTACTAACGATGTTTTCTTCCGTGATGTTGCAAGCGGTCGTACGGATTTTATTCCCAACGATTACTATGTGTCCAATGTCGCCGTCCAATTTTATAAGGATTTGGGCGTTGAAATGCACGATTTGAAATACAATCCTTCCTCACAAGCATTTGTACTAAACGATAGTGATGAGTCCGTTAAAGAAAAATTTGATGCGGCTCTTGTAGAATTACGCGAAGAAGGCGTTCTAAAAGATTTGTCTGCTGAATTCTTTGGAGGAGAAAATGTCTCTGAGCCTCTTGACAACCTTGATGATTTGCCTGTTTTCCAACCTGAGGATTAG
- a CDS encoding DUF1538 domain-containing protein, with translation MEVFVDKLKEVLQSVLPITFLVVILHFTIAPLPGIEFPRFLFGALLIILGLAIFLFGVDIGVTPIGNYLGKEIARSNSLKFVLVMGVILGFFISIAEPDLIILSNQVSEVTSGAIPSTLLLVVVSVGIAFMMTLGLFRIVYRFPLRYLFAIIYAAIFLISIFSSNDLFAIAFDASGSTTGALTVPFMLALTWGVASLNKDSKSAEVDSFGLVGIASAGAILAVLILGLFTGNGGISGSLNGDAGAYTSWLKPFTDTFPHMAFETILSISPILIIFVVYNLYISKRKMNTREFKNVLLGLIYLYVGLVIFLTGVNAGFLNVGRQLGMMIAGMDSKLPVLFIGLLLGLVVILAEPAVYVLTHQIESVTNGSVRRSIVLVFLSVGVGLAVFLSVVRVLVPAIQLWHYLVPGYIIALFLAFRVPNLFVGIAFDAGGVASGPMTATFILAFIQGVAEITPHANVLIDGFGMIAMVAMMPILSLQLLGAVYAKRTKKEGV, from the coding sequence ATGGAAGTATTTGTTGACAAGCTGAAAGAAGTCTTGCAATCTGTCTTACCGATTACTTTTTTGGTAGTCATTCTTCATTTTACCATTGCCCCTTTACCAGGAATAGAGTTTCCACGATTTCTATTCGGAGCTTTGCTCATTATTTTAGGACTCGCTATTTTTTTATTTGGAGTTGATATTGGTGTTACTCCGATTGGAAATTATTTGGGAAAAGAAATTGCACGCAGTAATAGCTTAAAATTTGTATTAGTTATGGGTGTGATTCTAGGTTTTTTTATTTCAATCGCGGAACCTGATTTAATTATTCTATCAAATCAGGTAAGCGAAGTCACGAGTGGCGCCATACCCAGTACTCTTTTATTAGTAGTCGTTTCAGTGGGGATTGCCTTTATGATGACATTGGGACTATTTCGGATTGTTTATCGTTTTCCCCTTCGTTATCTCTTCGCCATTATTTATGCCGCTATTTTCTTGATTTCTATTTTTAGTTCCAATGACTTGTTCGCGATTGCTTTTGATGCTTCGGGATCAACGACTGGTGCTTTAACTGTTCCCTTTATGCTTGCTTTGACATGGGGGGTTGCTTCTCTCAATAAGGACTCAAAGTCTGCTGAAGTGGATAGTTTCGGGTTAGTTGGGATTGCTTCGGCTGGTGCCATTTTAGCTGTTTTAATTCTTGGCCTTTTTACCGGAAATGGTGGTATTTCAGGTTCTTTAAATGGGGATGCGGGTGCTTATACCTCTTGGCTTAAACCTTTTACGGATACCTTCCCGCATATGGCTTTTGAAACCATTCTATCCATCTCCCCTATTTTAATTATTTTTGTTGTTTATAATCTCTATATTTCCAAGCGAAAAATGAATACACGGGAATTTAAAAATGTATTACTAGGTCTTATCTACTTGTATGTGGGATTAGTTATTTTCTTAACAGGTGTAAATGCTGGTTTCCTAAACGTTGGACGTCAATTAGGGATGATGATTGCGGGAATGGATAGTAAACTACCTGTTCTTTTCATCGGACTTTTACTAGGGTTGGTGGTTATTTTAGCAGAGCCGGCTGTTTATGTTTTGACTCACCAAATTGAATCCGTCACGAACGGTTCGGTTCGGCGATCGATTGTTTTAGTTTTCTTATCAGTAGGCGTTGGTTTGGCCGTCTTCTTGTCAGTTGTTCGTGTCCTAGTGCCAGCCATCCAACTTTGGCACTACTTGGTTCCGGGTTACATCATTGCCTTATTCCTTGCCTTTCGTGTTCCAAATCTTTTCGTAGGAATTGCTTTTGATGCAGGGGGCGTTGCTTCCGGACCGATGACTGCTACTTTTATTTTAGCTTTTATTCAAGGTGTGGCAGAAATTACCCCACACGCAAATGTTTTGATTGATGGATTTGGAATGATTGCTATGGTGGCTATGATGCCAATTCTCTCTCTCCAACTACTTGGAGCAGTTTATGCGAAAAGAACAAAAAAGGAAGGTGTATAA